A genomic window from Planococcus rifietoensis includes:
- a CDS encoding aminotransferase class I/II-fold pyridoxal phosphate-dependent enzyme, which translates to MSERRETKLIHSAGIDPLTGAVNVPIYLSSTFHQESIDSFGPFDYSRSGNPTRKSLEETIAKLEGGARGLAFSSGMAAISSAFMLLKAGDHVLVSEDVYGGTYRFITEVLEKFKVDYTFVDMTDLGEVAAAFQPNTKVVYIETPSNPVMKITDIEMAAKLAKANDAMTFVDNTFMTPLYQNPLELGADIVLHSATKFLSGHSDITAGLAVTKDAGLGEQLAFIQNTFGSVLGAQDSYTLIQGIKTLGARTKQSGETTARIAEYLHRHPLVEEVYYPGFSFHPGNPIHKRQASHAGCVLSFRLADKDAARILVDALEIPVFAVSLGAVESILSYPATMSHAAMPPAEREKRGITDGVLRFSAGLEHPDDLINDFSQALEKIAIAKGLSVAD; encoded by the coding sequence CATCGACTTTCCATCAGGAAAGCATCGATTCGTTCGGTCCGTTTGATTACAGCCGCTCCGGCAACCCAACGCGCAAATCGCTTGAAGAAACGATCGCCAAACTTGAAGGCGGTGCGCGGGGCTTGGCCTTTTCTTCCGGCATGGCAGCCATCTCATCGGCCTTCATGCTGTTGAAAGCCGGTGATCATGTGCTGGTCTCGGAAGATGTTTACGGCGGCACTTATCGCTTCATTACGGAAGTGCTGGAAAAATTCAAAGTCGATTACACGTTCGTCGACATGACCGACCTTGGCGAAGTAGCCGCAGCGTTCCAGCCGAACACGAAAGTGGTATACATTGAAACGCCTTCCAATCCCGTCATGAAAATTACCGATATCGAAATGGCTGCGAAACTAGCCAAAGCAAACGATGCCATGACTTTCGTCGACAACACGTTCATGACACCGCTATATCAGAATCCGCTCGAACTCGGTGCGGATATCGTGCTCCACAGCGCGACGAAGTTCCTCTCCGGTCATAGCGACATCACCGCTGGCCTTGCGGTAACAAAAGATGCTGGGCTTGGGGAACAATTGGCATTCATCCAAAATACATTCGGATCTGTGCTCGGCGCACAGGATTCCTATACATTGATCCAAGGCATCAAAACGCTCGGCGCCCGCACAAAACAATCCGGCGAGACGACCGCACGCATTGCCGAGTATCTGCATAGGCACCCGCTTGTCGAAGAAGTCTATTATCCCGGCTTCTCGTTCCATCCCGGAAACCCGATCCATAAGCGTCAGGCTAGCCACGCAGGCTGTGTGCTGTCATTCCGCCTAGCAGATAAGGACGCCGCCCGCATTCTCGTAGATGCTTTGGAAATTCCTGTGTTCGCCGTCAGCCTTGGCGCTGTCGAATCGATCCTGTCCTACCCGGCTACAATGTCCCATGCCGCAATGCCGCCCGCTGAACGCGAAAAGCGCGGCATCACCGATGGGGTTCTGCGCTTTTCCGCAGGACTCGAGCATCCCGATGACTTGATCAACGATTTCAGCCAAGCACTCGAAAAAATCGCGATCGCTAAAGGACTGAGTGTCGCTGATTGA
- a CDS encoding 3-hydroxyacyl-CoA dehydrogenase family protein: protein MENIAIIGAGTMGHSIALSAAWSGLSVKIYGVDVRDVEKASKGFEVKLHLMTDNELISKEQEKEITERVAFTVSLEEAVKEAEFIIEAVPENMVLKHQIYRQLEELVATDIIIASNSSGLMPTALAEEMKHPERFVLTHFWNPAHLIPLVEIVGGEKTDEQTLQQTKALIEQMNKQAVLLKKELPGFIGNRLQFALFREAQALLDAGVASKEDIDAAVTYSIGRRLPVTGPLQTADLGGLDIFYAISDYLFEDLSTDRKPGRTLSALAGNGELGAKTGSGFYDWPEVQSKAVQAKREEALIHFLKQDMEKE, encoded by the coding sequence ATGGAGAATATCGCAATTATCGGAGCAGGGACCATGGGTCATTCGATTGCATTATCAGCGGCATGGAGCGGATTATCGGTAAAAATATACGGTGTGGACGTTCGGGATGTGGAAAAGGCATCAAAAGGATTCGAAGTTAAATTACACCTTATGACAGACAATGAACTGATCAGCAAAGAGCAGGAAAAAGAGATAACGGAACGTGTTGCCTTTACAGTTTCCTTGGAAGAAGCCGTGAAAGAAGCGGAATTCATCATCGAAGCCGTGCCAGAAAACATGGTACTGAAGCATCAAATCTACCGGCAGCTAGAGGAACTTGTGGCCACCGATATAATCATTGCGAGCAATAGCTCAGGGCTGATGCCGACTGCGCTTGCCGAAGAGATGAAGCATCCGGAACGGTTCGTGTTGACGCATTTCTGGAATCCGGCACATTTAATCCCACTCGTGGAAATCGTCGGCGGCGAGAAGACTGATGAACAAACTTTGCAGCAAACGAAAGCACTGATTGAGCAGATGAACAAGCAAGCTGTACTGTTGAAAAAAGAGCTGCCGGGCTTTATCGGAAACCGACTTCAGTTTGCCTTATTCCGTGAAGCGCAAGCTTTACTGGATGCGGGGGTGGCGTCGAAAGAAGATATCGATGCAGCCGTCACATACAGCATCGGCAGGCGCTTGCCGGTGACCGGGCCGCTGCAGACAGCAGATCTCGGCGGTTTGGACATTTTTTATGCGATTTCAGATTATCTGTTCGAAGACCTATCGACAGATCGCAAACCGGGCCGCACACTGAGCGCGTTAGCTGGAAACGGCGAACTTGGCGCCAAGACAGGAAGTGGCTTTTACGACTGGCCGGAAGTGCAATCGAAAGCTGTGCAAGCGAAGCGGGAGGAAGCATTGATCCACTTTCTTAAACAGGATATGGAAAAAGAGTAA
- a CDS encoding NAD(P)-dependent malic enzyme has translation MTDLKTDSLNLHRRHQGKLEIRSKVAVENERDLSLAYSPGVAAPCREIHADPSKVHEYTMKGNTVAVITDGTAVLGLGNIGPQAALPVMEGKALLFKEFAGVDAFPICLDTTDAEEIIRTVKLLEPGFGGVNLEDIAAPTCFIVEQRLKQEMNIPVFHDDQHGTAIVTLAGLINSLKLVEKEIEDVKVVVNGAGAAGIAIVKLLAKFGFGHIVMCDTKGAIYNGRPNGMNPFKAEVAEMSNYQMEQGQLADVIVGADVFVGVSAEGALTESMVRSMNEDPVIFAMANPNPEILPHAAKSAGARVIGTGRSDFANQVNNVLAFPGLFRGALDVQASDINDAMKIAAVEAIAALIATHELHEDYVIPKPFDPRVAQAVAEAVSRAAEETGVAKVSLKEPAQQIVL, from the coding sequence ATGACCGATCTGAAAACCGATTCGCTGAACTTGCATAGAAGACATCAAGGGAAATTGGAGATTCGTTCAAAAGTGGCTGTGGAAAACGAGAGGGATTTAAGCCTCGCCTACTCTCCTGGCGTAGCCGCACCGTGTCGCGAAATTCATGCCGATCCAAGCAAAGTGCATGAATACACGATGAAGGGCAATACGGTAGCGGTCATTACAGACGGCACAGCGGTGCTTGGGCTCGGCAATATCGGCCCGCAAGCAGCGCTTCCGGTCATGGAAGGAAAAGCTTTATTGTTCAAGGAATTTGCCGGTGTGGATGCATTCCCAATCTGCCTGGATACGACAGATGCCGAAGAAATCATCCGAACCGTCAAATTGCTCGAACCTGGCTTTGGCGGCGTCAATCTGGAAGACATTGCCGCCCCGACTTGCTTCATCGTGGAGCAGCGCCTGAAACAGGAAATGAACATCCCGGTATTCCATGATGACCAGCATGGCACTGCCATTGTTACGCTTGCCGGACTGATCAACTCATTGAAATTGGTCGAAAAGGAAATCGAAGACGTGAAAGTGGTCGTGAATGGCGCCGGTGCGGCAGGCATCGCCATCGTCAAATTACTGGCGAAATTCGGGTTTGGCCATATCGTCATGTGCGACACAAAAGGCGCGATATACAACGGACGCCCGAATGGCATGAATCCCTTCAAGGCGGAAGTTGCGGAAATGAGCAATTATCAGATGGAACAAGGGCAGTTGGCGGATGTCATTGTCGGTGCTGACGTTTTTGTCGGCGTATCGGCAGAAGGCGCATTGACGGAAAGCATGGTGCGTTCGATGAATGAAGATCCGGTCATCTTCGCGATGGCGAACCCGAATCCGGAAATCTTGCCGCATGCCGCGAAATCAGCCGGTGCGCGGGTCATCGGAACAGGGCGTTCCGATTTTGCTAACCAGGTCAATAATGTGCTGGCGTTTCCCGGGTTGTTCCGCGGCGCCCTTGATGTACAGGCAAGCGATATCAATGACGCAATGAAAATCGCAGCGGTTGAAGCGATCGCCGCCTTGATCGCCACCCATGAACTTCACGAAGATTATGTGATACCGAAGCCGTTCGACCCGCGTGTAGCACAGGCGGTCGCCGAAGCAGTCTCTAGGGCTGCCGAAGAAACGGGCGTTGCCAAAGTATCGCTCAAAGAGCCTGCCCAGCAGATTGTCTTATGA
- a CDS encoding YeiH family protein: MRENTKNQRMVRLLPGLALCLLVIWAGIYGADVIGAALGTMGLLPEGGKSPVSGIFVAILIGIIIRNTVGLPEIFISGIGFAVKYALRLGIILLGLRLSLTEALTLGAWGMPLIVACITVGISVTLFFTKLFGQSNRLGALIANGTGICGVTAIMATAPVIRAKENEISYAIANITVFGLLGMLFYPYLAHFFFADEPIKAGLFLGTAIHDTAQVTGAALMYEQMYDSTLALDVATITKLTRNLFIIAVIPLIAYLFFRSEGQDGGTMPKWYKLFPFFILGFLLLSLLRTVGDATLASGGQAFGVFGASGWEQFYSFWSSFGSTYMLGLAMAGVGLSTNLKIFRGMGLKPFYIGLIAAISVGAVSLLLISLFGDLVQLAY; this comes from the coding sequence GTGAGAGAAAACACGAAAAATCAGCGAATGGTCAGGCTGCTTCCGGGCCTGGCCCTTTGTTTGTTGGTTATATGGGCAGGAATTTATGGAGCGGATGTGATCGGGGCGGCACTCGGAACGATGGGGCTGTTGCCGGAAGGCGGAAAAAGCCCAGTGTCGGGAATTTTCGTGGCGATTCTCATCGGCATCATTATCCGCAATACAGTGGGCTTACCGGAAATCTTCATTAGCGGCATCGGTTTTGCCGTTAAATATGCATTGCGTTTGGGGATTATCCTCCTTGGCCTGCGCTTGAGCTTGACGGAAGCCTTGACGCTCGGCGCCTGGGGCATGCCGCTTATCGTGGCATGCATCACGGTCGGGATTAGCGTCACTTTGTTTTTCACGAAACTTTTCGGCCAATCCAACCGGCTCGGCGCATTGATTGCGAATGGGACAGGCATATGCGGTGTGACCGCCATTATGGCGACAGCGCCGGTGATTCGCGCAAAAGAGAACGAAATTTCGTATGCTATCGCGAACATTACGGTGTTCGGACTGTTAGGCATGTTGTTCTATCCATATCTTGCTCATTTCTTTTTTGCAGATGAGCCGATCAAAGCCGGCCTGTTTCTCGGAACAGCCATACATGACACGGCGCAAGTGACTGGCGCTGCCTTGATGTACGAGCAAATGTACGACTCGACATTGGCACTTGATGTAGCGACCATCACGAAATTGACGCGCAATCTGTTCATCATCGCCGTAATCCCGCTTATCGCGTATTTATTTTTCCGCAGCGAAGGCCAAGATGGGGGCACGATGCCGAAATGGTATAAACTGTTTCCGTTCTTCATTCTTGGGTTTCTTCTGTTGTCGCTTCTACGCACGGTCGGAGATGCTACGCTCGCTTCAGGCGGCCAGGCGTTCGGCGTTTTCGGTGCGTCGGGCTGGGAACAGTTCTACAGCTTTTGGAGTTCATTCGGATCGACGTATATGCTCGGCCTTGCGATGGCAGGCGTCGGATTATCGACCAACTTGAAAATCTTCCGCGGGATGGGATTGAAGCCGTTTTACATTGGTTTGATTGCAGCCATCTCTGTCGGGGCGGTCAGTTTATTGCTCATTTCGCTGTTTGGCGATTTGGTGCAACTGGCGTATTGA
- a CDS encoding aminotransferase class I/II-fold pyridoxal phosphate-dependent enzyme — protein sequence MTGNEQRYISEAFESNWIAPMGANVNQFEAEMAAYATTQAAAALSSGTAAIHLALQLLGIGKGDRVFCSSLTFVASANPILYGGAEPVFIDSEEETWNMSPWALQKAFAAAEQEGKLPKAVIIVHIYGQSARMDELIALCDHYGVPVIEDAAESLGSTYKGKKTGSLGAYGIYSFNGNKIITTSGGGMLVSNDRKGIAQARFLASQAKDDAPFYEHSRVGYNYRMSNVLAGIGRAQLEAIELRVSARRAVFNRYFSALGKHEAVKFQPELEGTRSNRWLTVLLLDPARTDRSPDAIREWLETENIETRRVWKPLHLQPLFAGCKFYSHNPHGKTAVSEKLFTEGLCLPSGSDLQPEQQQRIIGLLEEILA from the coding sequence ATGACAGGAAATGAGCAGAGGTATATCAGCGAGGCGTTCGAGTCTAATTGGATTGCGCCGATGGGGGCGAACGTCAATCAATTCGAAGCGGAAATGGCTGCTTATGCCACGACACAGGCAGCAGCGGCTTTATCATCGGGGACAGCTGCGATCCATCTGGCGTTGCAGTTGCTGGGAATCGGCAAAGGAGACCGAGTGTTTTGTTCCAGTTTGACGTTTGTGGCCAGTGCCAATCCGATTCTCTACGGCGGAGCCGAGCCGGTTTTTATCGATTCGGAAGAAGAAACGTGGAATATGTCTCCGTGGGCACTGCAAAAAGCATTCGCAGCTGCAGAACAAGAGGGCAAACTTCCCAAAGCGGTGATTATTGTACATATTTATGGACAAAGCGCCCGTATGGATGAGCTCATTGCCCTTTGCGATCATTACGGGGTACCTGTCATCGAAGATGCAGCGGAATCGCTTGGATCCACATATAAAGGGAAAAAAACCGGCAGTCTCGGGGCATACGGCATTTATTCATTCAACGGCAACAAGATCATCACGACGTCAGGAGGCGGCATGCTGGTGTCGAACGATAGAAAAGGCATAGCGCAAGCGAGATTTCTCGCTTCCCAGGCAAAAGACGATGCGCCGTTTTATGAACATAGCCGCGTCGGCTATAATTACCGGATGAGCAATGTGCTGGCCGGCATTGGGCGTGCGCAGCTCGAAGCGATTGAACTGCGTGTTTCGGCCCGCCGAGCTGTCTTCAACCGCTATTTTTCAGCGCTTGGCAAGCACGAAGCGGTGAAATTCCAGCCTGAACTAGAAGGCACCCGGTCGAATCGCTGGCTGACTGTCCTGCTGCTCGATCCAGCCCGAACGGACCGGTCGCCTGATGCTATCCGAGAATGGCTGGAAACGGAAAATATCGAAACGCGCCGTGTCTGGAAGCCGCTTCATCTACAGCCATTGTTTGCGGGCTGCAAATTCTATTCCCATAATCCGCATGGCAAGACGGCTGTCAGCGAAAAATTATTTACGGAAGGGCTTTGCTTGCCTTCGGGATCTGACTTGCAACCGGAGCAGCAACAACGCATCATCGGGCTGCTAGAAGAAATCTTAGCTTAA
- a CDS encoding polysaccharide biosynthesis protein, with amino-acid sequence MTITRRYTSLFLIDSLIILSATYLCYLFLLPFDNIMSNRLLVLMTVTLFIAHHSFAWHYGLYRKVWAYASVHELKSIVKAVTLTMFVATVMQYIQTGGVFVRILALTWMFLILFLGASRFSFRLYHEREPRKSEGQLSRTIVVGAGEAGRMIVRQMKQNPQWGRKPILFIDDDRTKWGLEIFGLGVAGPISEIPRLAAHNEIDQIVIAIPSLSKREMAEVTKLCIETGLKVQTIPRIEDLMVGKVKVSDIRDVKIEDLLGREEVRLDMEALTEKIEGKSIMVTGAGGSIGSEICRQISVFKPARLLLLGHGENSIYTVDRELRSKVPKEIDIVPIIADIQDRERIFEMVGKFKPDIIYHAAAHKHVPLMEANPLEAVKNNIFGTKNVAEAADRHGVGNFVMISTDKAVNPPNIMGASKRFAEMIVQNLAVSSDTTFAAVRFGNVLGSRGSVVPLFREQIAKGGPVTITDPKMTRYFMTIPEASRLVIQAGMLASGGEVFVLDMGEPVKIVDLARNMIRLSGFEEDEIQIKYTGMRPGEKLYEELLDPSEIQSEKVFAKIHIGKATPISQVEISRILKKLPEMEEQEIRDTLLKLANRPKEEKVKEPAWQEEWKIEGGLA; translated from the coding sequence ATGACGATTACTAGACGCTATACTTCATTGTTCTTGATCGACTCGCTGATCATCCTCTCAGCAACGTATCTCTGTTATTTGTTTTTGCTGCCATTCGATAACATCATGTCGAACCGGCTGCTGGTGCTCATGACGGTCACTTTGTTCATCGCCCATCATTCCTTTGCCTGGCATTACGGGCTTTACCGGAAAGTATGGGCTTACGCTTCAGTTCATGAGTTGAAGTCGATCGTCAAAGCAGTCACGTTAACGATGTTTGTGGCGACGGTCATGCAATATATCCAGACGGGCGGAGTGTTTGTCCGAATCCTGGCGCTGACATGGATGTTTCTCATTCTGTTTCTAGGCGCATCGCGTTTTTCATTCCGCCTTTACCATGAACGCGAGCCGCGCAAGAGTGAAGGCCAATTGAGCCGCACGATCGTTGTCGGTGCTGGGGAAGCGGGGCGCATGATCGTCCGGCAGATGAAGCAGAATCCGCAGTGGGGAAGAAAGCCGATTCTTTTTATCGATGATGACCGCACTAAATGGGGTCTGGAAATTTTTGGATTAGGCGTGGCAGGGCCCATTTCGGAAATTCCGCGACTGGCTGCCCACAACGAGATTGACCAGATCGTCATTGCCATTCCATCACTGTCGAAGAGGGAAATGGCAGAAGTCACAAAACTGTGCATTGAAACCGGCCTGAAAGTACAGACCATTCCGCGAATTGAAGATTTGATGGTTGGAAAAGTCAAAGTCAGCGATATCCGGGATGTGAAAATTGAGGACCTTCTCGGCCGCGAAGAGGTGCGCTTGGATATGGAAGCTTTAACAGAAAAAATTGAAGGCAAAAGCATTATGGTCACAGGAGCCGGTGGGTCGATCGGTTCGGAAATCTGCCGCCAAATCAGTGTTTTCAAGCCTGCCCGCCTCCTCTTGTTAGGCCACGGTGAAAACTCGATTTACACGGTCGATCGTGAGTTGCGTTCGAAAGTACCGAAAGAAATTGACATCGTCCCGATCATTGCTGATATCCAGGACCGCGAACGGATCTTCGAAATGGTCGGCAAATTCAAGCCGGATATCATTTACCACGCCGCTGCCCATAAACACGTGCCATTAATGGAAGCAAATCCGCTTGAAGCGGTGAAAAACAATATTTTCGGGACGAAAAATGTCGCAGAAGCGGCAGATCGCCACGGCGTCGGCAACTTCGTCATGATTTCCACCGACAAAGCTGTTAACCCGCCGAACATCATGGGAGCCTCCAAACGGTTTGCGGAGATGATTGTCCAAAACTTAGCGGTGTCTTCCGATACGACATTCGCTGCAGTGCGTTTCGGCAATGTCCTTGGATCGAGAGGCAGTGTCGTGCCGCTATTCCGTGAACAAATTGCAAAAGGCGGACCAGTCACCATCACCGATCCGAAAATGACCCGCTATTTCATGACGATTCCAGAAGCCTCCCGTCTGGTGATCCAGGCTGGCATGCTTGCATCAGGCGGTGAAGTGTTCGTATTGGATATGGGAGAGCCGGTGAAAATCGTCGACTTGGCACGCAATATGATCCGCTTGTCCGGGTTTGAAGAGGATGAAATCCAAATCAAGTACACGGGCATGCGGCCAGGTGAAAAACTCTATGAGGAATTGCTGGATCCGAGTGAAATCCAATCGGAAAAAGTGTTTGCGAAAATCCATATTGGAAAAGCCACTCCAATCAGCCAGGTCGAAATCAGCCGGATTTTGAAGAAGCTGCCTGAAATGGAGGAACAGGAAATCCGCGATACCTTGTTGAAGCTTGCGAACCGCCCGAAAGAAGAAAAAGTGAAAGAACCCGCATGGCAAGAAGAGTGGAAAATCGAAGGGGGATTGGCCTGA